One stretch of Flavobacterium sp. 9 DNA includes these proteins:
- a CDS encoding beta-galactosidase: MFNQNISLTKIVLTGLLIASCNSMPVFAQSKKTTVTEKKDPQRFFSKPDLMQIGVYYYPEQWPREQWERDLKNIKKLGFEFTHFAEFAWTYMEPEEGKYDFKWLDDALAIAEKQGLKVILCTPTPTPPAWMGEKYPEIYLVDASGRRREHGNRANQSVSNEKYREFVEKIVTELGKRYGKNKNIMGWQVDNEPGAPDDFSPSAQKGFQKWLKAKYGTIEKLNTEWLGSFWSIRYNNFEQIAIPNAELYSEDKLSPHAILDFKRYTADSQAEYLNLQAETLRKYVDPKQWITTNYTNVVYGADPRRTDKMDFATYTMYPVSGRNTLGGQNFRMGQPNKISEANDYYRSINGVTGVMEMQPGQVNWASINPQLLPGTVHMWISQAFGGGCSFTCTYRYRHPLGSSEMYHDGIVGTDGVTLSQGGKEFVQSIEDMKLLRKEYNPKAVIPENLSKRKTGFLWSHENLWDLENQKQTEFWNTWRHRNTYTSAIKSTGAPMDFITEEDDFSAYPFIVAPAYQLIDQKLVDKWTKYVENGGNLILSCRTGQKDKNGHFFEANWSAPIVPLIGADVEFFDMLVEDVNGTINAGTNTYKWNSWADVLNPKQGTEVLATYADQFYKGKAAAITRKLGKGTITYIGAESKDGNLEREVVRTIYERAKVAIEDLPRGVYVEWRDGFYVGVNYTNEPVNLPIPQGSKILVGQNPLQPAQAIIWK; this comes from the coding sequence ATGTTCAACCAAAATATATCGCTTACAAAAATAGTATTGACAGGATTGCTTATTGCAAGTTGCAATTCTATGCCTGTTTTTGCTCAAAGCAAAAAAACTACAGTTACAGAAAAGAAAGATCCGCAGCGTTTTTTCTCAAAGCCGGATTTAATGCAAATTGGTGTTTATTATTATCCCGAGCAATGGCCGAGAGAACAATGGGAACGCGATTTAAAAAACATCAAAAAATTAGGATTTGAATTTACGCATTTCGCTGAATTTGCCTGGACTTATATGGAACCTGAAGAAGGTAAATATGATTTTAAATGGCTGGATGATGCTTTGGCTATAGCCGAAAAACAAGGATTAAAAGTAATTCTTTGTACGCCAACGCCAACTCCGCCAGCCTGGATGGGAGAGAAGTATCCGGAGATTTATTTAGTAGATGCAAGCGGTCGCCGCAGAGAACATGGAAACAGAGCAAATCAATCTGTTTCGAATGAAAAATACAGAGAGTTTGTAGAAAAAATCGTTACAGAACTTGGAAAAAGATACGGTAAAAACAAAAACATTATGGGCTGGCAAGTGGATAACGAGCCTGGCGCACCAGATGATTTTAGTCCATCTGCACAAAAAGGATTTCAGAAATGGCTTAAAGCCAAATACGGAACAATCGAAAAATTAAATACCGAATGGTTGGGAAGTTTTTGGAGCATTCGATATAATAATTTCGAGCAAATCGCGATTCCAAATGCAGAGCTTTATTCAGAAGATAAATTGAGTCCACATGCGATTTTAGATTTCAAAAGATATACCGCAGATTCACAGGCAGAATATCTGAATTTACAAGCAGAAACACTTCGTAAATATGTTGATCCAAAACAATGGATTACCACAAATTATACAAATGTTGTTTACGGCGCAGATCCTAGAAGAACTGATAAAATGGATTTTGCAACTTACACAATGTATCCCGTAAGCGGAAGAAATACATTGGGAGGACAGAATTTTAGAATGGGACAACCGAATAAAATTTCGGAAGCCAATGATTATTACAGATCTATAAACGGCGTTACAGGCGTTATGGAAATGCAGCCGGGACAAGTAAACTGGGCAAGTATAAACCCCCAATTACTTCCGGGAACGGTTCATATGTGGATTTCTCAGGCTTTTGGCGGCGGTTGTTCTTTTACCTGCACGTATAGATACAGACACCCGTTGGGAAGCAGTGAAATGTATCACGACGGAATCGTAGGTACAGATGGAGTAACTTTGTCACAAGGCGGAAAAGAGTTTGTACAATCAATCGAAGACATGAAATTGCTTCGTAAAGAATACAATCCAAAAGCGGTGATTCCGGAGAATCTTTCGAAAAGAAAAACAGGATTTTTATGGAGTCATGAAAATCTTTGGGATCTGGAAAACCAAAAACAAACGGAATTTTGGAATACTTGGAGACATAGAAATACGTACACATCGGCAATAAAATCAACTGGTGCACCAATGGATTTTATTACTGAAGAAGATGATTTTTCTGCTTATCCGTTTATTGTCGCTCCGGCTTATCAACTAATTGATCAGAAATTAGTAGATAAATGGACGAAATATGTTGAGAACGGAGGAAACTTAATTCTTTCTTGCCGAACTGGTCAAAAAGACAAAAACGGACATTTCTTTGAAGCTAATTGGAGCGCGCCAATCGTGCCTTTAATTGGTGCCGATGTAGAATTTTTTGACATGCTTGTCGAAGATGTAAACGGAACTATAAACGCTGGAACAAATACCTACAAATGGAATTCGTGGGCTGATGTTTTAAATCCAAAACAAGGAACAGAAGTTTTAGCAACTTATGCAGATCAGTTTTATAAAGGAAAAGCAGCGGCAATTACCAGAAAATTAGGCAAAGGAACAATTACGTATATTGGCGCTGAAAGTAAAGACGGAAACTTAGAAAGAGAAGTTGTAAGAACAATTTACGAACGTGCAAAAGTTGCGATCGAAGACTTGCCAAGAGGTGTATATGTAGAATGGAGAGACGGTTTTTATGTAGGCGTAAATTATACAAATGAGCCTGTAAACTTGCCAATTCCACAAGGAAGCAAAATATTGGTAGGACAAAATCCTTTGCAACCGGCTCAGGCAATTATTTGGAAATAG
- a CDS encoding aldehyde dehydrogenase family protein, which translates to MTKTELGFGIKEALNQLGIKDVNEGTSTGLNNFSNGEILESYSPVDGALIGKIKTSTAADYEKVMESATAAFKQFRVMPAPQRGEIVRQFGEKLRQNKEALGKLVSYEMGKSLQEGYGEVQEMIDICDFAVGLSRQLHGLTMHSERPGHRMYEQYHPLGVVGIISAFNFPVAVWAWNTALAWICGDVCVWKPSEKTPLCGIACQNIIAEVIKENNLPEGISCLINGDYKIGELLTSDKRVPLISATGSTRMGKIVAQVVAGRLGNSLLELGGNNAIIVTPDADIKMTVIGAVFGAVGTAGQRCTSTRRLIIHESIYDKVRDAIVSAYKQLRIGNPLDEKNHVGPLIDKHAVEMYNQALEKVVAEGGKILVEGGVLSGEGYESGCYVKPAIAEADNTFEIVQHETFAPVLYLLKYSGTVEDAIAIQNGVAQGLSSAIMTNNLREAELFFSVTGSDCGIANVNIGTSGAEIGGAFGGEKETGGGRESGSDAWKVYMRRQTNTINYTTSLPLAQGIKFDL; encoded by the coding sequence ATGACAAAAACAGAATTAGGATTCGGAATTAAAGAAGCTTTAAACCAATTAGGAATAAAGGATGTTAATGAAGGAACTTCAACAGGATTAAACAATTTTTCGAATGGGGAAATTTTAGAAAGTTATTCTCCGGTTGATGGAGCATTAATTGGAAAAATTAAAACTTCGACTGCTGCAGATTATGAGAAAGTAATGGAATCAGCAACAGCTGCTTTCAAACAATTCAGAGTAATGCCAGCGCCACAACGTGGAGAAATTGTACGTCAGTTTGGAGAAAAATTACGCCAAAACAAAGAAGCTTTAGGGAAACTGGTTTCTTATGAAATGGGTAAATCGCTGCAAGAAGGTTATGGAGAAGTTCAGGAAATGATCGATATCTGTGATTTTGCAGTAGGACTTTCGCGTCAGCTACACGGATTAACGATGCACTCTGAGCGTCCAGGACACAGAATGTACGAACAATATCATCCTTTGGGAGTTGTTGGAATCATTTCGGCATTCAACTTTCCGGTTGCAGTTTGGGCTTGGAATACAGCTTTGGCTTGGATTTGCGGAGACGTTTGCGTTTGGAAACCTTCTGAAAAAACACCTCTTTGCGGAATTGCCTGCCAGAATATCATTGCTGAAGTTATCAAAGAAAACAACCTTCCAGAGGGAATTTCATGCTTAATCAATGGCGATTATAAAATAGGAGAGTTGTTGACAAGCGATAAACGTGTACCATTAATTTCGGCTACAGGTTCTACAAGAATGGGTAAAATTGTTGCGCAGGTAGTTGCGGGACGTTTAGGAAATTCATTATTAGAATTAGGCGGAAACAATGCAATTATTGTAACGCCGGATGCAGATATTAAAATGACTGTTATTGGTGCCGTTTTTGGTGCCGTAGGAACTGCAGGACAAAGATGTACATCGACGCGTCGTTTGATCATTCACGAAAGTATTTATGATAAAGTTAGAGATGCAATTGTTTCTGCCTACAAACAATTACGCATTGGAAATCCATTGGACGAAAAAAATCATGTTGGTCCGCTTATCGATAAACATGCTGTCGAAATGTACAATCAGGCTTTAGAAAAAGTAGTTGCCGAAGGAGGAAAAATCCTTGTTGAAGGCGGCGTACTTTCAGGAGAAGGATACGAAAGCGGTTGCTACGTAAAACCTGCAATTGCAGAAGCTGATAACACATTTGAAATCGTACAACACGAAACTTTTGCCCCAGTATTGTACTTATTAAAATATTCAGGAACTGTAGAAGATGCCATCGCAATCCAAAACGGTGTTGCACAAGGATTATCATCGGCAATTATGACAAATAATTTAAGAGAAGCTGAGTTATTCTTTTCAGTTACAGGATCTGATTGTGGTATTGCCAATGTAAATATTGGAACGTCAGGCGCTGAAATTGGAGGTGCTTTTGGTGGAGAAAAAGAAACAGGCGGAGGGAGAGAATCCGGCTCTGATGCCTGGAAAGTTTACATGCGTAGACAAACCAATACAATTAATTACACAACTAGTTTGCCACTAGCACAAGGAATTAAATTTGACTTATAA
- a CDS encoding trehalase family glycosidase, protein MDKKKILFILASFFILQNGWSQKSFPNLESSKNSINYKGNPANATDRKPLAFSDKGAWFAFGFLEQSEVQAGFSGPFLMTEQNGVWLSPSFVSLQLKDENKQEAINWKSALVAQNSYNSHLEQEFKNEKLAIKQQLVFLSGHTALQKTSITNTSGKTITLFPSYESNIFLDDLQLSKEGNTLKIVSTKSTATGYIQFLKSNPEFEISKQGYKAQTEKLVLKPNETKEIVVAQTFIFAQYSWKNENEAIAKTAFNTLLNNTQKEKEKQLAQLIARKKSIYKDVVYSDLVAKLVLTLQNNTRIAAEGLKHGGLFPSYNYEWFHGFWAWDSWKHAVAVANYDSELAKNQMRALFDYQEPNGFIPDCIYRNNLLEENNYRNTKAPLAAWAIWKIYEKTKDVNFIKEFYPKLKLYHNWWYKERDHDQDGLCEFGSTDGTVIAAKWESGMDNAVRFDDSKILKNGEKAYSLDQESVDLNSFLYAEKNYLNKMAEVLKLTEEAKKWKDESVTLKGRIQTQFWDAETGWFYDTTIDGKTLIKAMGCEGYLPIWAEVATAEQAKAAKTNMMDTNSLNTFVPLPTLAANHPKFKPEGGYWRGPVWLDQSYFGINGLEKYGYNNEANELAHKLIYNAEGVLDKGTSIRENYQPITGKGLEAFSFSWSASHYLMLLLEDK, encoded by the coding sequence ATGGACAAAAAGAAAATACTTTTTATTCTTGCATCCTTTTTTATACTACAAAATGGTTGGTCCCAAAAGAGTTTTCCAAACTTGGAATCATCCAAAAACAGTATAAATTACAAAGGAAACCCAGCAAATGCTACCGACAGAAAACCATTAGCATTTTCAGATAAAGGCGCATGGTTTGCCTTCGGATTCTTAGAACAATCAGAAGTTCAGGCAGGATTTTCAGGACCATTTTTAATGACAGAACAAAATGGAGTTTGGTTAAGTCCATCGTTTGTTTCGCTGCAGCTAAAGGACGAAAACAAACAAGAAGCCATCAACTGGAAAAGTGCATTAGTTGCTCAAAACAGCTACAACAGCCATTTAGAACAAGAATTTAAAAATGAAAAACTAGCGATAAAACAACAATTAGTATTTTTATCAGGACATACCGCATTACAAAAAACAAGCATTACCAATACATCAGGAAAAACAATAACACTTTTTCCTTCGTATGAATCGAATATATTTCTGGATGATTTACAATTATCGAAAGAAGGAAACACACTAAAAATCGTTTCCACGAAAAGTACAGCGACAGGTTATATTCAGTTTTTGAAAAGCAATCCCGAATTTGAAATTTCAAAACAAGGATACAAAGCACAAACAGAAAAACTGGTCTTAAAACCAAATGAAACCAAAGAAATTGTAGTTGCACAAACGTTTATTTTCGCTCAATATTCATGGAAAAACGAAAACGAAGCAATTGCAAAAACAGCATTTAATACACTGTTAAACAACACACAAAAAGAAAAAGAAAAGCAATTAGCACAATTGATTGCCAGAAAGAAAAGCATTTACAAAGACGTTGTTTATTCTGATTTAGTAGCAAAATTAGTATTGACATTACAAAACAATACCAGAATTGCCGCAGAAGGATTAAAACACGGCGGACTTTTTCCGAGTTATAATTACGAATGGTTTCATGGTTTTTGGGCTTGGGACAGTTGGAAACACGCCGTTGCTGTAGCCAATTATGATTCGGAATTAGCAAAAAATCAAATGCGAGCTTTGTTTGATTATCAGGAACCAAACGGATTTATTCCGGATTGTATTTACAGAAACAATCTTCTGGAAGAAAACAATTACCGAAATACAAAAGCGCCGCTTGCAGCTTGGGCAATCTGGAAAATTTATGAGAAAACAAAAGACGTTAATTTCATAAAAGAGTTTTATCCAAAGCTAAAATTATATCACAATTGGTGGTACAAAGAACGTGATCATGATCAGGATGGTTTATGCGAATTTGGCTCAACTGATGGAACCGTAATTGCTGCAAAATGGGAAAGCGGAATGGACAATGCCGTTCGTTTTGATGATAGTAAAATCCTGAAAAACGGAGAAAAAGCCTATTCATTAGATCAGGAAAGTGTCGATTTAAACTCGTTTTTATACGCAGAGAAAAACTATCTGAATAAAATGGCGGAGGTTTTAAAACTAACCGAAGAAGCTAAAAAATGGAAAGACGAAAGCGTAACCTTAAAAGGTAGAATTCAAACTCAATTTTGGGATGCCGAAACAGGTTGGTTTTACGACACAACAATCGATGGAAAAACATTGATAAAAGCAATGGGTTGCGAAGGATATTTGCCAATTTGGGCAGAAGTTGCAACAGCGGAACAAGCCAAGGCAGCCAAAACAAATATGATGGATACAAACTCCTTAAACACATTTGTTCCGTTACCGACATTGGCAGCAAATCATCCTAAATTTAAACCTGAAGGCGGATATTGGAGAGGACCAGTTTGGTTAGATCAAAGCTATTTTGGAATAAACGGTTTAGAAAAATACGGCTACAACAACGAAGCAAACGAATTAGCGCACAAACTGATTTATAATGCCGAAGGAGTTTTGGACAAAGGCACTTCGATAAGAGAAAACTATCAGCCAATTACCGGAAAAGGATTAGAAGCTTTTAGTTTTAGCTGGTCAGCGTCGCATTATTTAATGCTGCTTTTAGAGGATAAATAG
- a CDS encoding RagB/SusD family nutrient uptake outer membrane protein has product MKKIFLLLSTIGLFTITSCSDYLDQQSPDQLTSGNFWRNKADAESALASTYSQLECAVDEWAFAEVKWPVEAYREDINELGSDALNYQNWVELSTFTYTNGNSQFTSYWKINYRGISNANQVIDKLPQVPATTLNDADRKQIEAEARFLRAYYHMKLLLNWDQIYIRNKYVTKESDLNVPLATRAAAWDFITSEFKAVADVLPAKQSADKTGRATSGAANSYLGFAYLTRAYEETSQKQAFLNEALTALNKVQGYELVKDYVSMFDGTTKNTKESIFELQFSETTANGAFYRNALHYWMASAELGGWDEILPSAMLVSEFKKEGKIATTGNYDTRLYSTIFFKDPYFNDPNNPLVLGTTYDEKFGGTDKPVYRRYIPSTQEKMNQEFTAINIPLMRYANVLLMQAEVLNELGRSAEAIPYIDKVRARADMPGMTGTTTAQVRAQIEHERIIEFPLENYRFYDLRRWGKTKAALDAVGRTGFDASKNSFYPIPLTELQTK; this is encoded by the coding sequence ATGAAAAAGATATTTTTATTATTATCCACAATAGGTCTGTTCACCATCACAAGTTGTAGTGATTACCTGGACCAACAATCTCCGGATCAACTTACTTCAGGTAATTTCTGGAGAAATAAAGCCGATGCTGAATCTGCTTTGGCATCAACCTATTCTCAATTAGAATGTGCCGTTGACGAATGGGCTTTCGCCGAAGTAAAATGGCCGGTTGAAGCCTATCGCGAAGACATAAACGAATTAGGAAGTGACGCATTAAACTACCAAAACTGGGTAGAACTTTCGACATTTACCTACACAAACGGAAACAGTCAGTTTACCAGTTATTGGAAAATTAATTACAGAGGAATCAGTAATGCTAATCAGGTTATTGACAAATTGCCACAAGTTCCGGCAACAACATTAAACGATGCAGATCGCAAACAAATTGAAGCCGAAGCTCGTTTTTTACGCGCATATTATCACATGAAATTGCTTTTGAACTGGGATCAGATTTACATTAGAAATAAATATGTGACCAAAGAAAGTGATCTAAATGTTCCGTTGGCAACACGTGCAGCAGCTTGGGATTTTATTACAAGCGAATTTAAGGCTGTAGCCGATGTACTTCCTGCAAAACAATCTGCAGATAAAACAGGTCGCGCAACAAGCGGAGCAGCAAATAGTTATTTAGGATTTGCTTATTTGACAAGAGCTTATGAAGAAACTTCTCAAAAACAAGCATTCTTAAACGAAGCACTTACAGCACTTAATAAAGTACAAGGTTATGAGTTAGTGAAAGATTATGTTTCGATGTTTGACGGAACTACAAAAAACACAAAAGAATCTATTTTCGAATTGCAATTCTCAGAAACTACAGCAAACGGAGCATTCTACCGTAATGCACTTCATTATTGGATGGCATCAGCTGAACTTGGAGGTTGGGATGAGATTCTGCCAAGTGCAATGCTTGTAAGTGAATTTAAAAAAGAAGGAAAAATTGCGACAACAGGAAATTACGATACGCGTCTTTACAGCACAATTTTCTTCAAAGATCCTTATTTCAATGACCCAAATAATCCATTGGTATTAGGAACAACTTATGATGAAAAATTTGGAGGAACAGACAAACCAGTTTACCGCAGATATATTCCAAGTACACAGGAAAAAATGAATCAGGAATTTACAGCAATCAACATTCCATTGATGCGTTATGCGAATGTATTATTGATGCAAGCCGAAGTTCTAAACGAATTAGGACGTAGCGCAGAAGCGATTCCGTATATCGACAAAGTTCGCGCAAGAGCAGATATGCCTGGAATGACAGGAACAACAACTGCCCAAGTAAGAGCACAAATCGAACACGAAAGAATCATAGAATTCCCATTAGAAAACTATCGTTTTTATGATTTACGTCGTTGGGGAAAAACAAAAGCAGCACTTGACGCAGTTGGACGCACAGGTTTTGACGCATCAAAAAATAGCTTTTATCCAATTCCTTTAACAGAATTGCAAACGAAATAA
- a CDS encoding TonB-dependent receptor, with translation MKKLLVRKLSMLPLLLCLWLPGINFAQAQKTISGKVTDDKNNTLPGVSISIKDSKYNAATDIDGNYTLVYSSSLVDPVIVFSYMGFIGKSEAVNNRTQFDVVMQEETNKLNEVVIIGYGSQKKSNVTGAISTVKKESLETRATTSPAEALQGLVAGVNVQKSGGVAGASVSVKIRGVNTFGATEPLYIIDGFQGSINTINPTNIESMEVLKDGAAAAIYGSVAANGVIIVTTKNGQKEGVKVDFSSFLSVTNPSKTLDLLDADGYRTVNKRMYDEYNKYATTPKPLPAYITEPSNVNTDWQDEVFRSGFTQNYGLGVQGRQGDFKFALYGNLVKQKGIVIDNQFGQQTASARVSFKKSIFDVDGKMAYIGTQNALPNFQLKEVYTMAPLVPVYDATQPYGYGLADKNGLPAATNPVAEEHFRKSNDVGQDLTANIAITTNIAPWIKYKLAYSYRVKNNQQMAHFPPFIANPKEVHLYPMQSELRTTWNEQILDNIITIDKTFGKHVFGLMLGNTFNSQSSNWNQVSVEGKTTDYTVENGQLVSIDRPSGFLDPGFETIGAGRGGTYTADGSKFQYNRVSFFGRLNYSYNDRYLLQVTVRKDGSSKFGEDSRWGTFPSVALGWKIEQEDFFPKDMILSTLKLRASWGQLGNEAALGYYSANTLIKTGNSLGNGYVQGIGSNPWPGSIATALENRNLQWETTDSKNIGLDYTLLKGKISGSMNYYHNVTDNLLITKKLAPSAGIDDPILNVGKISNSGFEFEVNYRDQVNEFKYNAGLNLTTLKNKVQELANEGQTIYGEGLKYGDEHFPTQARVGSPISGFYLYKTDGIFQSAQEVAAHSKNGVLLQPNAQPGDIRFKDLNNDGVIDEKDKEYAGTGLPKLEVNLSLGASYKGFDFSALIGSGWGNKLYNGNRYFYESMNSGTNMLASTLNSWTPENHSNIPRAVLQDPNGNSRESDRFLESGDFIRMRQLQLGYTIPSKMLGKAKIDKLRFYVSVENLFTITNYSGIDPEFSRASVVDTGVDRFVYPFTRSFVSGVQYIF, from the coding sequence ATGAAAAAACTACTAGTTAGGAAGCTATCCATGCTTCCTTTACTGCTATGTCTATGGTTGCCAGGTATCAACTTCGCACAGGCTCAAAAGACAATTTCAGGAAAAGTTACAGATGATAAAAACAACACATTGCCAGGTGTTAGTATTTCTATCAAAGACTCAAAGTACAATGCAGCAACAGATATTGACGGAAATTATACTCTGGTATATTCCTCAAGTCTTGTCGATCCGGTTATCGTTTTTTCGTATATGGGATTCATAGGAAAAAGCGAAGCCGTAAATAACCGCACACAATTTGATGTGGTTATGCAGGAAGAAACCAATAAATTAAATGAAGTCGTTATTATAGGTTACGGATCTCAGAAAAAGAGTAACGTGACCGGAGCTATTTCTACCGTTAAAAAGGAAAGTCTTGAAACCAGAGCCACAACAAGTCCGGCCGAGGCACTTCAAGGTTTAGTTGCAGGGGTAAACGTGCAAAAAAGCGGTGGAGTTGCAGGAGCTTCTGTAAGTGTAAAAATTCGTGGAGTAAACACTTTTGGAGCAACAGAACCACTTTATATTATTGACGGATTTCAAGGATCTATTAATACCATCAATCCAACCAATATAGAATCTATGGAGGTTCTTAAAGATGGTGCTGCAGCTGCAATTTATGGATCTGTAGCCGCAAATGGTGTAATTATCGTAACGACTAAAAATGGTCAGAAAGAAGGCGTAAAAGTTGATTTCAGTTCCTTTTTAAGCGTTACAAACCCATCAAAAACATTAGACTTATTAGACGCTGACGGATATCGTACGGTTAATAAAAGAATGTATGATGAGTATAATAAATATGCAACTACGCCAAAACCGCTTCCGGCTTATATTACGGAGCCGTCTAATGTAAATACAGATTGGCAGGATGAAGTTTTCCGTTCTGGATTTACCCAAAATTATGGTTTAGGAGTTCAGGGAAGACAAGGTGATTTTAAATTTGCTTTATACGGTAATTTAGTAAAGCAAAAAGGAATTGTAATTGACAACCAATTTGGACAACAAACTGCAAGCGCAAGAGTTAGTTTCAAAAAATCTATTTTTGATGTAGACGGAAAAATGGCTTACATCGGAACACAAAATGCATTGCCAAACTTTCAGTTGAAAGAAGTTTATACAATGGCGCCTTTAGTTCCGGTTTATGACGCAACACAACCATATGGTTATGGATTGGCAGACAAAAACGGTTTGCCGGCTGCAACAAATCCGGTTGCCGAAGAACACTTTAGAAAAAGTAATGACGTAGGACAGGATTTAACAGCAAATATCGCTATTACAACAAATATTGCTCCTTGGATAAAATACAAATTAGCGTATTCTTACCGTGTGAAAAATAACCAGCAAATGGCTCATTTTCCACCATTTATTGCAAATCCAAAAGAGGTACATCTTTATCCAATGCAAAGCGAATTGAGAACAACCTGGAACGAGCAAATATTAGACAATATTATCACAATCGATAAAACATTTGGTAAACATGTTTTTGGATTAATGCTTGGTAATACTTTTAACAGTCAATCATCAAACTGGAACCAAGTTAGCGTTGAAGGTAAAACAACGGATTATACGGTAGAAAATGGACAATTGGTTTCTATTGATCGTCCGTCTGGATTCCTTGATCCTGGTTTTGAAACTATTGGAGCAGGAAGAGGCGGAACATATACTGCAGACGGTTCAAAATTTCAATACAATCGTGTATCTTTCTTCGGAAGGTTAAATTACTCGTATAATGATCGTTACTTACTTCAGGTTACGGTTAGAAAAGATGGTTCGTCTAAATTTGGAGAAGACAGCCGTTGGGGAACATTTCCGTCTGTTGCTTTAGGATGGAAAATCGAACAAGAAGATTTCTTTCCAAAAGATATGATCCTTTCTACATTAAAATTACGTGCTAGCTGGGGACAATTGGGTAACGAAGCTGCATTAGGATATTACTCAGCAAATACATTGATCAAAACCGGAAACAGTTTAGGCAATGGTTATGTACAAGGAATTGGAAGTAATCCTTGGCCGGGAAGTATTGCAACAGCATTAGAAAACAGAAACCTGCAATGGGAAACTACAGATTCTAAGAATATTGGACTTGATTATACCCTTTTGAAAGGAAAAATCAGCGGTTCGATGAACTACTACCATAATGTAACCGACAATTTGTTGATTACCAAAAAACTGGCTCCATCTGCCGGAATCGACGATCCAATTCTTAACGTAGGTAAAATTAGCAATAGCGGATTTGAATTTGAAGTAAACTACCGCGATCAGGTTAATGAATTCAAATACAACGCAGGTTTAAACCTTACGACACTTAAAAATAAAGTGCAAGAACTTGCAAACGAAGGACAAACAATTTACGGAGAAGGATTGAAATATGGAGACGAACATTTTCCGACTCAAGCTCGCGTAGGAAGTCCAATTAGTGGATTCTATCTGTATAAAACAGATGGTATTTTCCAAAGCGCACAAGAAGTTGCAGCTCACAGCAAAAACGGAGTTTTATTACAACCAAATGCACAACCTGGAGATATTCGTTTCAAAGATTTGAACAATGACGGTGTTATCGACGAAAAAGACAAAGAATACGCAGGAACAGGATTACCAAAATTAGAAGTAAATCTTAGTTTAGGAGCAAGTTATAAAGGTTTCGATTTTTCTGCTTTGATTGGAAGCGGTTGGGGTAATAAACTATACAACGGAAACAGATATTTCTATGAATCTATGAATTCAGGAACCAACATGTTGGCTTCGACATTAAATTCATGGACACCGGAAAACCACAGTAATATACCACGTGCAGTATTGCAGGATCCAAACGGAAACAGCCGTGAATCGGATCGTTTTCTTGAAAGTGGAGATTTTATTAGAATGCGCCAATTGCAATTGGGATATACTATTCCGAGCAAAATGTTAGGTAAAGCAAAAATCGACAAACTTAGATTTTATGTAAGTGTTGAAAACCTGTTTACCATCACCAATTATTCAGGTATAGATCCTGAATTCTCACGTGCTTCAGTAGTAGACACGGGTGTTGACCGTTTTGTTTATCCATTTACAAGATCATTTGTATCTGGAGTTCAGTATATATTTTAA